From the Dama dama isolate Ldn47 chromosome 24, ASM3311817v1, whole genome shotgun sequence genome, one window contains:
- the IL17RD gene encoding interleukin-17 receptor D, whose amino-acid sequence MAPWLQLCSVFFTVNACLNGSQLAVAAGGSSRARGADTCGWRGVGPASRNSGLHNITFRYDNCTTYLNPVGKHVIADAQNITISQYACHDQVAVTILWSPGALGIEFLKGFRVILEELKSEGRQCQQLILKDPKQLNSSFKRAGMESQPFLNMKFETDYFVKIVPFPSIKNESNYHPFFFRTRTCDLLLQPDNLACKPFWKPRNLNITQHGSDMQVSFDHAPHTFGFRFFYLHYKLKHEGPFKRKTCKQEQNTEITSCLLQNVSPGDYIIELVDDSNTTRKVMHYALKPVHSPWAGPIRAVAITVPLVVISAFATLFTVMCRKKQQENIYSHLDEESSESSTYTTALPRERLRPRPKVFLCYSSKDGQNHMNVVQCFAYFLQDFCGCEVALDLWEDFSLCREGQREWVIQKIHESQFIIVVCSKGMKYFVDKKNYKHKGGGRGSGKGELFLVAVSAIAEKLRQAKQSSSTALSKFIAVYFDYSCEGDVPGVLDLSTKYKLMDHLPQLCSHLHSQDRSPQEPGQQPGRVSRRNYFRSKSGRSLYVAICNMHQFIDEEPDWFEKQFAPFHPPPLRYREPVLEKFDSGLVLNEVLCKPGPENEFGLKAESAGPGTPADPPSGGPQFGPDEDVEAGPVVVGASAVLRPLLHAGKAAGPSDMPRDSGIYDSSVPSSELSLPLMEGLSADQTETSSLTESVSSSSGLGEEDPPALPSKLLASGACKAEPGCCSYTGELHTVAPL is encoded by the exons GGAGTGGGGCCGGCCAGCAGAAACAGTGGGCTGCACAACATCACCTTCAGATATGACA ACTGCACCACTTACTTGAATCCGGTAGGGAAGCACGTGATCGCCGACGCCCAGAACATCACCATCAGTCAGTACGCCTGCCACGACCAAGTGGCTGTCACCATTCTTTGGTCCCCCGGGGCCCTCG GCATCGAATTCCTAAAAGGATTTCGGGTAATACTGGAGGAGCTGAAGTCAGAGGGACGACAGTGCCAACAACTGATTCTAAAGGACCCGAAGCAGCTCAACAGTAGCTTCAAAAGAGCT GGGATGGAATCTCAACCTTTCCTGAATATGAAATTTGAAACGGATTACTTTGTAAAGATCGTCCCTTTtccttccattaaaaatgaaagcaattatCACCCTTTCTTCTTCAGAACCCGCA CGTGTGACCTGCTATTGCAGCCGGACAACCTGGCTTGTAAACCCT TCTGGAAGCCTCGGAACCTCAACATCACTCAGCACGGTTCGGACATGCAGGTGTCTTTTGACCACGCGCCCCACACCTTTGGCTTCCGTTTCTTCTATCTTCATTACAAGCTCAAGCATGAAGGACCCTTTAAGCGAAAGACCTGTAAACAG GAGCAAAATACAGAGATAACCAGCTGccttcttcaaaatgtgtctccTGGAGATTATATAATTGAG CTGGTCGATGACAGTAATACGACAAGAAAAGTGATGCATTATGCCTTAAAACCAg TGCATTCCCCGTGGGCTGGGCCCATCAGAGCCGTGGCCATCACTGTGCCATTGGTCGTCATATCTGCATTCGCCACGCTCTTCACAGTGATGTGCCGCAAGAAGCAACAAG AAAATATCTATTCACACTTAGAtgaagagagttcagagtcctCCACGTACACCACAGCACTCCCCAGGGAGAGGCTCCGGCCTCGGCCCAAGGTCTTCCTCTGCTATTCCAGCAAAGATGGCCAGAATCACATGAACGTTGTCCAGTGCTTTGCCTACTTCCTCCAGGACTTCTGTGGCTGTGAG GTGGCTCTGGACTTGTGGGAAGACTTCAGCCTCTGCAGGGAAGGGCAGAGAGAATGGGTCATCCAGAAGATCCACGAGTCCCAGTTCATCATCGTGGTGTGTTCCAAAGGCATGAAATACTTTGTGGACAAGAAGAACTACAAGCACAAAGGAGGCGGCCGAGGCTCGGGGAAAGGGGAACTCTTCCTGGTGGCGGTGTCTGCCATTGCCGAGAAGCTCCGCCAGGCCAAGCAGAGCTCATCCACGGCGCTAAGCAAGTTCATCGCCGTCTACTTCGATTATTCCTGCGAAGGAGACGTTCCCGGTGTCCTGGACCTGAGCACCAAGTACAAACTCATGGACCATCTTCCCCAGCTCTGCTCCCACCTGCACTCCCAGGACCGCAGTCCGCAAGAGCCGGGGCAGCAGCCGGGACGGGTTAGCCGAAGGAACTACTTCCGGAGCAAGTCGGGCCGCTCCCTGTATGTCGCCATTTGCAACATGCACCAGTTTATTGATGAGGAGCCTGACTGGTTTGAGAAACAGTTCGCTCCCTTCCATCCGCCTCCTCTCCGCTACCGGGAGCCAGTCTTGGAGAAGTTTGACTCAGGCTTGGTTTTAAACGAAGTCCTCTGCAAGCCAGGGCCCGAGAATGAATTCGGCCTCAAGGCCGAGTCGGCGGGCCCCGGGACACCAGCCGACCCACCCTCTGGGGGCCCACAGTTCGGGCCTGACGAAGACGTGGAGGCTGGACCCGTTGTCGTGGGTGCCAGTGCTGTCCTGCGGCCCCTGCTGCACGCGGGGAAAGCGGCTGGGCCCTCGGACATGCCGCGGGACTCGGGCATCTACGACTCATCCGTGCCCTCGTCCgagctgtccctgcccctgatgGAAGGGCTCTCCGCGGACCAGACGGAGACATCTTCGCTGACGGAGAGCGTGTCGTCCTCCTCAGGCCTGG gtGAGGAAGACCCTCCTGCCCTTCCTTCCAAGCTCCTTGCCTCAGGGGCATGCAAAGCAGAACCTGGTTGCTGCAGCTACACTGGTGAACTCCACACGGTCGCCCCTTTGTAA